tttttcaactataaaactAACATACAAAACAAATTTCTTTACATATacgcaattaaaaaaaaaaaaaaaacttctgaGTTCTAAGTATCTAGAAGATCTAACAGCTcatttatggaccctttatctAGAAGGTCAATTAGCTAAGCAAATTTCAatcttgatttttctttttttttttttttacaaaaaaaaaaaaaaaacgcatTATCATGGCCTTTACTTGATCATGGCAGCCACATCTTATTTATCAAGAAGTAAGCTTTCTCTGGATTTTTGCTTTATTCATATTCAAACCGATTATTTTTTAAaccaatatattataataaaatattaaaaatacttagatttattttatcattccTAATCAAATACAAAGGAGAAGGAATGATTGTGTGCATATTTTGTAATCTTCTAAAGATTATACGCAACACTAActtcataaaattataataaattcttacaaatttctacataattttaatttttaaagtaatttttaattaaaaaataaaatttttatgtcaaataaattaattaattgaattaaattattacaaaatttttaatttctaaaaaaataaaaattcccaCCGAATTTCTGAAGAAATCTTACAAGAACCACTATGCCATACAAAGAAGAACATGGCATGGTTGTAGGCATTCTCTAATTAATAAAGTCTGAACCCATAATTTACATTTTTATGAACATTTCAAAGAGTTGAAATTCGACCCACGATTAAGCAAAacgaaaatatttcttttttacatcTATCatcacaagaaaaaaaaaaaatcctgactccagaaaggagaaaaaaagagaagaaaccaGAAAAATCAAGCAATTTTCAGAAACTATTTTGACGCCCATGAGACGATTTCTGCTTCAAATCCCCAAAATTCTTGTTACTTCTTGGAGAAATCTCGCTGAATCTTCTGAGCAATTGCTTCTTCTTTGTCTTTGCTGGTTTTTTCGAACTAAACGTAGGGACTAAATACCACCCAATAGAGGTGCATAAAATCGCTACTGATCTCCCAAAGAAAGCCAAGAACAACAAAACGAAGACAACAAACACTGGAATATAACAAGAAGGTCGTTTCCATACATGCGATTTGAAGTTCCACGAAAGTATCCTCTTCTTCTCAGTTTCTTCCTCATGATGATAGACAATCGAATTCTCTGTTGGCGATTTCTCCAAAGCTTCAGCTTTATGTGTAGTTCTTGGTTTATGATCTTTTGTCTCATCTTTATCACCACTGCAGGCTTTATTCTGATCTTTCAACTTAACTACAATTGGGACGCAATCATTGGAGCTGGAATAAGCAAATCGAACTAAAGATATATCTTGAGAACCCATCTGGGAATAAATCTTTGCCCTTTTCTCTTCAAGATCAGCTAGAAGAGCTGAGAACTTGTCGAGGCCCAGAGTTGAATAAGGATTCTTGCTATCTTTGCTGCTTTTTCTTGACGATCTTCTTGGAGTTGAACAAGGGCTTGAACCCAAAGCTTCATCTTCATCTTGTGGGTGATGAGAGCTTCCACAAATAAGAGGGCCAAACATCTCATAAGCTAAAAGCTATAGTCTTCTTCTGGTGCAAGAGATCACTTGGAGATGATGGTTTTGGAATGATTATTTCTTTAATAATGGGGAAATGGAATGAATGGAATAGCGTGGGAGAGGGCCGCTAGTACTTATTTAAGGGAAGATAGTTATTGTATGTGTACGGGTGTACTGCTTGAATTATAtactcaataaatttaaaatttaaaatattgtatTTTTAGTGGATGTCaatatattttagataaattttattataatttaaataatacattaattttaaatcagaTAGGTGAATGTTATCACAGCCACAATCCGGTTCAGactataaattaaattgaaatcgaACTGAAATCTTAAATTAATCACCTCTTATAAATCAGACCAAATTTAATCTCAGATcgatttcagtttgatttttagtttttaaataaattattttataaaattatatcatttaaaattaataaataaacaagttaaaattatcaaataattaagcttaaatttatttttaatttgtaaaaattattacttatatttaaatgtaatattattttatttttttatattatgtaaatagatataatttttaatttatttaataaaatatatattcaataatgtttaagatttatatttatttctttatattttatttaaattttttacttttaaattgttttgaaatcaaaattgaattaattatttataatttgaatttgatcaaaaccagaactgaaaccattttaaaattatattgaaactgttaaaaaattaaaactgtgTTTAAccattttaaatcgaaccggcAGTTTCAAACTGAAACGGAAATGGGACCAGCCCGTGGTCTCGTCTACCTGGATATATGTAAAATTTTCTAGCTAGAGATGCTAAAGAAGACCG
The sequence above is a segment of the Manihot esculenta cultivar AM560-2 chromosome 5, M.esculenta_v8, whole genome shotgun sequence genome. Coding sequences within it:
- the LOC110616039 gene encoding uncharacterized protein LOC110616039 — translated: MFGPLICGSSHHPQDEDEALGSSPCSTPRRSSRKSSKDSKNPYSTLGLDKFSALLADLEEKRAKIYSQMGSQDISLVRFAYSSSNDCVPIVVKLKDQNKACSGDKDETKDHKPRTTHKAEALEKSPTENSIVYHHEEETEKKRILSWNFKSHVWKRPSCYIPVFVVFVLLFLAFFGRSVAILCTSIGWYLVPTFSSKKPAKTKKKQLLRRFSEISPRSNKNFGDLKQKSSHGRQNSF